One window of the bacterium genome contains the following:
- a CDS encoding sodium-dependent transporter → MTQQRGQWSGRLGFILAAAGSAIGLGNLWKFPYIAYENQGGAFVIVYIGAVALVGLPIMLAEIVLGRRSQRNPVGAFMLLGENRPGGSLWTGIGVLGVIAGFVILSYYCVIAGWTLRYILMAVGGQLGDLAGTADGLEEYFGGFLASGPQQTLWYTAFMAMTVGVVFFGVQRGIERVAKVLVPALFAILIALAIYATTTDGFGRAMTFLFRPNFHDLSRGAVLEALGHSFFTLSLGMGAMLTYGSYMRRQDSIPRAALTICMLDTLIALLACVIMFSIIFSFDLEVRKSSTILFTTLPLVFFKLPGGSLISAFFYLLVALAALTSTISLLEVVASFAIDQLRWTRRQAVLTMGGAIYVFGVLSAWSFGGSPALTEINLIGRASTAGVFGTLDYLASNWFLPVGGLLIALFTGWVLLGRDARQELEQGHGPFGLFAGWQVLVRFVAPLVVGAIIVSVILGAEYQ, encoded by the coding sequence ATGACACAACAGCGCGGACAGTGGAGCGGCCGACTCGGATTCATCCTCGCCGCGGCGGGCAGCGCCATCGGCCTGGGCAATCTCTGGAAGTTCCCCTACATCGCATACGAGAACCAAGGCGGGGCCTTCGTCATCGTCTACATCGGCGCGGTGGCCCTGGTGGGGCTGCCCATCATGCTGGCCGAGATCGTCCTGGGCAGGCGCAGCCAGCGCAATCCCGTCGGAGCCTTCATGCTGCTGGGCGAGAACCGCCCGGGCGGCTCCCTGTGGACCGGCATCGGCGTGCTCGGGGTGATCGCCGGCTTCGTGATCCTCTCGTACTACTGCGTGATCGCCGGCTGGACCCTGCGCTATATCCTGATGGCCGTCGGCGGCCAGCTGGGCGACCTGGCCGGAACGGCCGATGGTCTCGAGGAATATTTCGGCGGATTCCTCGCCAGCGGCCCGCAGCAGACCCTCTGGTATACCGCCTTCATGGCCATGACCGTCGGCGTTGTCTTCTTCGGCGTGCAGCGAGGGATCGAACGCGTGGCCAAGGTGCTGGTGCCGGCGCTGTTCGCGATCCTGATCGCACTGGCCATCTACGCCACGACCACCGACGGTTTCGGACGGGCCATGACCTTCCTCTTCCGCCCCAACTTCCACGACCTGAGCCGCGGCGCGGTTCTCGAGGCGCTCGGCCACAGCTTCTTCACCCTGAGCCTGGGCATGGGCGCCATGCTGACCTACGGCAGCTACATGAGGCGGCAGGACTCCATACCCCGCGCGGCCCTGACCATTTGCATGCTGGACACGCTGATCGCCCTGCTGGCCTGCGTCATCATGTTCTCGATCATCTTCAGCTTCGACCTCGAGGTGCGCAAGAGCTCCACCATCCTGTTCACGACCCTGCCCCTGGTCTTCTTCAAGCTGCCGGGCGGATCGCTGATCAGCGCCTTCTTCTACCTGCTGGTGGCCCTGGCGGCCCTGACCAGCACGATCAGCCTGCTGGAGGTGGTCGCGAGCTTCGCCATCGATCAGCTCAGGTGGACGCGCCGCCAGGCGGTCCTGACGATGGGCGGTGCCATCTACGTCTTCGGCGTCCTCAGCGCCTGGAGCTTCGGCGGCAGCCCCGCGCTCACGGAGATCAACCTGATCGGGAGGGCGTCGACGGCCGGCGTCTTCGGCACGCTCGACTACCTGGCCAGCAACTGGTTCCTGCCGGTGGGCGGGCTCCTGATCGCCCTTTTCACGGGCTGGGTGCTGCTGGGCAGGGACGCCCGTCAGGAGCTGGAACAGGGACACGGACCGTTCGGCCTGTTCGCCGGCTGGCAGGTCCTGGTCCGCTTCGTGGCACCCCTGGTGGTGGGGGCGATCATCGTGAGCGTGATCCTGGGCGCCGAGTACCAGTAG